From the genome of Uranotaenia lowii strain MFRU-FL chromosome 1, ASM2978415v1, whole genome shotgun sequence, one region includes:
- the LOC129743980 gene encoding protein yellow-like isoform X1, giving the protein MITKMSNSSGEKTWYRTSKMILRICATLLILVPLISAQQTFGKQLKHVVRWKSLDFVFPSPREREQALASGRFIPENCIPLDMDVDYNSNSLRSRVFVTVPRFIEGIPATLNTISAQQGSSAPLLEPYPSAAIQSNPEDPRCNGIVSVFRTTIDECNRLWIVDTGKIGDRRICLPKIVAFDLRTDQIIHQYQIPANQLMCDVSLLVSILVDVRDPPPMGSCSNTMAYVADVLGFGMIVYDMARGKSWRVTNKLMNPNPDYGTFNIANESFDLMDGMITMALSPKNPVDISTSDFSFNSAYATASRPRPPIINDRLLFFHALASISENVVRTSVLHNDTMWEDDVGASPQSFSVIGRRTSQSAPQAMDSNGNLFFGLLNQMSIGCWDSTTNYNPHNLKIVSQNPETLQFASGVKVIRNRKGVEELWVMTCRFQKVMTGTLNMNETNFRIQAIQIPELLNGARTCRTHCPGC; this is encoded by the exons aACAAGCAAAATGATTCTCCGGATATGTGCCACGTTGTTGATACTCGTGCCCCTGATCAGTGCCCAGCAGACCTTCGGGAAGCAACTGAAACACGTGGTCCGATGGAAATCGCTCGATTTCGTGTTCCCTTCTCCGAGGGAACGGGAACAGGCACTCGCCTCTGGGCGCTTTATACCGGAAAACTGCATTCCCCTGGATATGGACGTCGACTATAATAGCA ATTCACTTCGTTCTCGAGTGTTTGTAACGGTGCCCCGGTTTATCGAGGGGATTCCTGCTACACTGAACACGATTTCAGCGCAGCAGGGATCCTCCGCGCCGTTACTGGAGCCCTATCCCAGTGCTGCCATCCAATCCAATCCGGAAGATCCACGGTGCAACGGGATCGTTTCTGTCTTCCGCACCACG ATCGACGAATGTAACCGGCTCTGGATTGTGGACACTGGCAAAATAGGAGATCGGCGGATATGTCTACCGAAGATCGTTGCCTTCGACCTACGGACCGATCAGATTATCCACCAGTATCAGATCCCCGCCAACCAGTTGATGTGTGATGTATCGCTTCTAGTCAGTATA CTTGTCGATGTAAGAGACCCCCCACCAATGGGATCCTGTTCCAATACAATGGCTTATGTGGCGGATGTTCTGGGTTTTGGGATGATTGTCTACGATATGGCTCGTGGAAAGTCATGGCGTGTAACAAACAAGCTGATGAACCCCAATCCAGATTACGGAACGTTCAACATTGCAAACGAGAGCTTTGATCTCATGGATGGTATGATCACCATGGCTCTAAGTCCGAAAAATCCTGTCGACATCAGCACTTCGGATTTCAGCTTCAATTCAGCCTACGCCACAGCCTCAAGGCCAAGGCCACCGATTATAAACGATCGACTCCTGTTCTTCCACGCGTTGGCTTCGATTTCGGAAAATGTCGTACGAACGTCAGTTCTGCACAATGACACCATGTGGGAGGATGATGTTGGGGCCAGCCCGCAGTCGTTCAGCGTTATAGGGCGAAGGACGTCCCAAAGTGCCCCCCAGGCCATGGACAGCAACGGGAACCTTTTCTTCGGATTGCTCAACCAGATGTCGATAGGTTGTTGGGATTCCACCACCAATTACAATCCGCACAACCTGAAGATAGTATCACAGAACCCAGAAACGCTACAATTCGCCAGTGGCGTTAAGGTCATCCGCAACCGGAAGGGCGTTGAAGAGCTGTGGGTGATGACCTGCCGGTTTCAGAAAGTGATGACCGGTACGCTGAACATGAACGAAACAAATTTTCGCATTCAAGCCATCCAAATTCCGGAACTATTGAATGGGGCACGGACGTGCAGGACACATTGCCCAGGATGTTAG
- the LOC129743980 gene encoding protein yellow-like isoform X2: MILRICATLLILVPLISAQQTFGKQLKHVVRWKSLDFVFPSPREREQALASGRFIPENCIPLDMDVDYNSNSLRSRVFVTVPRFIEGIPATLNTISAQQGSSAPLLEPYPSAAIQSNPEDPRCNGIVSVFRTTIDECNRLWIVDTGKIGDRRICLPKIVAFDLRTDQIIHQYQIPANQLMCDVSLLVSILVDVRDPPPMGSCSNTMAYVADVLGFGMIVYDMARGKSWRVTNKLMNPNPDYGTFNIANESFDLMDGMITMALSPKNPVDISTSDFSFNSAYATASRPRPPIINDRLLFFHALASISENVVRTSVLHNDTMWEDDVGASPQSFSVIGRRTSQSAPQAMDSNGNLFFGLLNQMSIGCWDSTTNYNPHNLKIVSQNPETLQFASGVKVIRNRKGVEELWVMTCRFQKVMTGTLNMNETNFRIQAIQIPELLNGARTCRTHCPGC; encoded by the exons ATGATTCTCCGGATATGTGCCACGTTGTTGATACTCGTGCCCCTGATCAGTGCCCAGCAGACCTTCGGGAAGCAACTGAAACACGTGGTCCGATGGAAATCGCTCGATTTCGTGTTCCCTTCTCCGAGGGAACGGGAACAGGCACTCGCCTCTGGGCGCTTTATACCGGAAAACTGCATTCCCCTGGATATGGACGTCGACTATAATAGCA ATTCACTTCGTTCTCGAGTGTTTGTAACGGTGCCCCGGTTTATCGAGGGGATTCCTGCTACACTGAACACGATTTCAGCGCAGCAGGGATCCTCCGCGCCGTTACTGGAGCCCTATCCCAGTGCTGCCATCCAATCCAATCCGGAAGATCCACGGTGCAACGGGATCGTTTCTGTCTTCCGCACCACG ATCGACGAATGTAACCGGCTCTGGATTGTGGACACTGGCAAAATAGGAGATCGGCGGATATGTCTACCGAAGATCGTTGCCTTCGACCTACGGACCGATCAGATTATCCACCAGTATCAGATCCCCGCCAACCAGTTGATGTGTGATGTATCGCTTCTAGTCAGTATA CTTGTCGATGTAAGAGACCCCCCACCAATGGGATCCTGTTCCAATACAATGGCTTATGTGGCGGATGTTCTGGGTTTTGGGATGATTGTCTACGATATGGCTCGTGGAAAGTCATGGCGTGTAACAAACAAGCTGATGAACCCCAATCCAGATTACGGAACGTTCAACATTGCAAACGAGAGCTTTGATCTCATGGATGGTATGATCACCATGGCTCTAAGTCCGAAAAATCCTGTCGACATCAGCACTTCGGATTTCAGCTTCAATTCAGCCTACGCCACAGCCTCAAGGCCAAGGCCACCGATTATAAACGATCGACTCCTGTTCTTCCACGCGTTGGCTTCGATTTCGGAAAATGTCGTACGAACGTCAGTTCTGCACAATGACACCATGTGGGAGGATGATGTTGGGGCCAGCCCGCAGTCGTTCAGCGTTATAGGGCGAAGGACGTCCCAAAGTGCCCCCCAGGCCATGGACAGCAACGGGAACCTTTTCTTCGGATTGCTCAACCAGATGTCGATAGGTTGTTGGGATTCCACCACCAATTACAATCCGCACAACCTGAAGATAGTATCACAGAACCCAGAAACGCTACAATTCGCCAGTGGCGTTAAGGTCATCCGCAACCGGAAGGGCGTTGAAGAGCTGTGGGTGATGACCTGCCGGTTTCAGAAAGTGATGACCGGTACGCTGAACATGAACGAAACAAATTTTCGCATTCAAGCCATCCAAATTCCGGAACTATTGAATGGGGCACGGACGTGCAGGACACATTGCCCAGGATGTTAG